A window from Vigna angularis cultivar LongXiaoDou No.4 chromosome 7, ASM1680809v1, whole genome shotgun sequence encodes these proteins:
- the LOC108337466 gene encoding NAC domain-containing protein 35, with amino-acid sequence MEDRAQDALFPGCRFYPSEEVLLGYYLTKKNENREQRFNGSDLIKELNLYDHDPFELPDAACFPYGYRGRKKHWFCYTVKETKSPSRKVKSGFWLRKGRVRDIRDNGGIGNAVLGTRSRFVFYVGNSLKKATRTDWILYEYALVDQILSSFVLCRVVNKPHHKNSPSEIGRSCCAEESAAVVVRHIGVQHDGCVGGDDVCDNGYVNREIEAAENPIRRGGEHDHAATVSVAQGSQPVQERLSGLPCDGALYIEAVIPQQHMLSILEEDFIELNDIV; translated from the exons ATGGAAGACCGAGCGCAAGATGCACTATTCCCTGGTTGCCGGTTCTACCCGTCCGAAGAGGTTCTACTCGGCTACTACTTAACCAAGAAGAACGAGAACCGGGAGCAGAGGTTCAACGGTTCTGATTTGATCAAGGAACTGAACCTGTACGATCATGACCCCTTCGAATTACCGGACGCTGCGTGCTTCCCGTACGGTTACCGAGGGAGGAAGAAGCATTGGTTCTGTTACACCGTTAAAGAGACCAAAAGCCCAAGCAGAAAGGTCAAAAGCGGGTTCTGGCTCCGGAAGGGAAGGGTTCGAGATATTCGCGATAACGGTGGGATTGGGAACGCTGTTTTAGGCACCAGGTCCCGTTTCGTTTTCTACGTCGGGAATTCGCTGAAAAAAGCTACCAGAACGGATTGGATTTTGTACGAGTACGCATTGGTTGACCAAATTCTG TCTTCGTTTGTGCTTTGTCGTGTGGTTAATAAGCCTCATCATAAGAATAGTCCATCTGAAATTGGTCGCAGTTGTTGTGCTGAAGAGAGTGCAGCTGTGGTGGTGCGACACATCGGTGTTCAACATGATGGATGTGTTGGAGGTGATGACGTTTGTGATAATGGATATGTTAATAGAGAGATTGAGGCCGCTGAGAATCCAATTAGGCGTGGTGGTGAACATGATCATGCAGCAACTGTTTCAGTTGCTCAGGGAAGTCAGCCG GTTCAGGAAAGGCTTTCTGGACTTCCCTGTGACGGTGCATTGTACATTGAAGCTGTGATACCTCAGCAACACATGCTTTCCATTCTAGAGGAGGATTTCATAGAATTGAATGATATTGTATGA
- the LOC108338192 gene encoding polyadenylate-binding protein 2-like isoform X2, whose amino-acid sequence MAQIQAQQHQGPVSAPPNGVVPAPNANQFVTTSLYVGDLDQNVNDSQLYDLFSQVGQVVSVRVCRDLTTRRSLGYGYVNYSNPTDAARALDVLNFTPLNSKSIRIMYSHRDPSIRKSGTANIFIKNLDKAIDHKALHDTFSSFGHILSCKIATDGSGLSKGYGFVQFDNEESAQNAIDKLNGMLINDKQVYVGPFLRKQDRENALSKTKFNNVYVKNLSDSTTDEELKKIFGEHGTITSAVVMRDADGKSKCFGFVNFENPDDAAKAVEGLNGKKFDEKEWYVGKAQKKSERELELKGRFEQSIKEAADKFQGVNLYLKNLDDTLSDENLKEMFSEFGTITSYKVMRDPNGISRGSGFVAFSTPEEASRALAEMNGKMIAGKPLYVALAQRKEERRARLQFSQMRPVAISPSVGPRMPLYPPGAPGLGQQFLYGQGPPAMIPPQAGFGYQQQLVPGMRPGGGPMPSFFVPLVQQGQQGQRPGGRRGAGPVQQPQQPVPMMQQQMLPRGRVYRYPPGRNMQDVPLPGVAGGMMSVQYDMGGLPIRDAVGQPMPIQALATALANAPPEQQRTMLGEALYPLVDQLEHDAAAKVTGMLLEMDQPEVLHLIESPDALKAKVAEAMDVLRNVAQQQTNPADQLASLSLNDNLVP is encoded by the exons ATGGCGCAGATTCAGGCACAGCAGCATCAAGGTCCAGTTTCGGCTCCGCCAAACGGCGTCGTACCGGCGCCGAACGCGAACCAGTTTGTGACTACGTCGCTGTACGTAGGCGATCTTGACCAGAATGTCAACGACTCGCAACTCTATGATCTGTTCAGTCAGGTCGGACAAGTCGTATCGGTTCGTGTCTGCAGGGACTTGACCACGCGTCGTTCACTCGGCTATGGCTATGTCAATTACAGTAACCCTACAGATG CGGCGAGGGCATTGGATGTGCTGAATTTCACTCCCCTGAACAGCAAATCGATTAGGATCATGTATTCTCATCGGGATCCTAGTATTAGGAAGAGTGGTACTGCGAATATTTTTATCAAG AATTTGGATAAGGCTATTGACCACAAGGCCTTACatgatactttttcttcttttggaCACATTCTTTCTTGCAAAATAGCAACTGATGGGTCTGGCCTGTCTAAAGGTTATGGTTTTGTTCAATTTGACAATGAAGAGTCTGCACAGAATGCTATTGACAAGTTAAATGGCATGCTGATCAATGATAAGCAGGTCTATGTAGGTCCTTTCCTGCGAAAGCAAGATAGAGAGAATGCTCTCAGTAAGACAAAATTCAATAATGTCTATGTGAAAAACCTATCAGATTCAACCACAGATGAAGAGTTGAAGAAAATTTTTGGTGAACATGGTACCATTACTAGTGCTGTAGTAATGAGAGATGCGGATGGTAAATCTAAGTGTTTTGGTTTCGTCAATTTTGAAAACCCAGACGATGCTGCCAAAGCTGTTGAGGGGCTTAATGGGAAGAAATTTGATGAGAAGGAGTGGTATGTTGGAAAAGCCCAGAAAAAATCTGAGCGTGAACTTGAATTGAAAGGAAGGTTTGAGCAGAGTATCAAGGAAGCTGCTGACAAATTTCAGGGTGTCAACTTGTATCTCAAGAACTTGGATGATACTCTTAGTGATGAAAATCTTAAAGAAATGTTTTCTGAGTTTGGTACAATAACTTCATACAAG GTAATGCGAGACCCGAATGGAATTAGTAGAGGATCTGGATTTGTTGCATTTTCAACTCCTGAAGAAGCATCTCGGGCT CTTGCTGAGATGAATGGTAAAATGATTGCTGGAAAGCCTCTCTACGTTGCCCTGGcacagagaaaagaagagagaagagcaaGGTTACAG TTTTCACAGATGAGGCCTGTTGCAATTTCGCCATCTGTTGGACCTCGAATGCCTCTCTATCCTCCTGGTGCTCCTGGACTAGGACAACAATTTTTGTATGGTCAAGGACCACCAGCCATGATTCCTCCCCAA GCTGGATTTGGTTACCAGCAGCAGCTAGTTCCTGGAATGAGGCCTGGTGGCGGTCCTATGCCTAGCTTCTTTGTTCCTCTGGTTCAGCAGGGGCAGCAAGGACAGCGCCCAGGTGGTCGCCGAGGAGCTGGTCCTGTGCAACAACCTCAACAGCCAGTGCCAATGATGCAGCAGCAG ATGCTTCCAAGGGGACGAGTCTATCGTTACCCTCCTGGCCGCAACATGCAAGATGTCCCACTTCCAGGTGTAGCTGGTGGGATGATGTCTGTCCAGTATGACATGGGTGGCTTGCCAATCCGCGATGCTGTGGGACAGCCAATGCCTATTCAAGCTCTGGCTACGGCCCTTGCAAATGCCCCACCTGAGCAGCAGAGGACT ATGCTGGGTGAAGCTTTATACCCGCTGGTGGATCAGCTGGAACATGATGCAGCAGCAAAGGTTACTGGCATGCTTTTGGAGATGGACCAGCCTGAAGTGCTACATCTGATCGAGTCACCGGATGCTCTGAAGGCGAAAGTTGCTGAAGCCATGGATGTGTTGAGAAATGTTGCTCAGCAGCAAACCAACCCTGCTGATCAACTAGCTTCACTCTCTCTCAATGACAATCTTGTCCCTTAG
- the LOC108338192 gene encoding polyadenylate-binding protein 2-like isoform X1 yields MAQIQAQQHQGPVSAPPNGVVPAPNANQFVTTSLYVGDLDQNVNDSQLYDLFSQVGQVVSVRVCRDLTTRRSLGYGYVNYSNPTDAARALDVLNFTPLNSKSIRIMYSHRDPSIRKSGTANIFIKNLDKAIDHKALHDTFSSFGHILSCKIATDGSGLSKGYGFVQFDNEESAQNAIDKLNGMLINDKQVYVGPFLRKQDRENALSKTKFNNVYVKNLSDSTTDEELKKIFGEHGTITSAVVMRDADGKSKCFGFVNFENPDDAAKAVEGLNGKKFDEKEWYVGKAQKKSERELELKGRFEQSIKEAADKFQGVNLYLKNLDDTLSDENLKEMFSEFGTITSYKVMRDPNGISRGSGFVAFSTPEEASRALAEMNGKMIAGKPLYVALAQRKEERRARLQAQFSQMRPVAISPSVGPRMPLYPPGAPGLGQQFLYGQGPPAMIPPQAGFGYQQQLVPGMRPGGGPMPSFFVPLVQQGQQGQRPGGRRGAGPVQQPQQPVPMMQQQMLPRGRVYRYPPGRNMQDVPLPGVAGGMMSVQYDMGGLPIRDAVGQPMPIQALATALANAPPEQQRTMLGEALYPLVDQLEHDAAAKVTGMLLEMDQPEVLHLIESPDALKAKVAEAMDVLRNVAQQQTNPADQLASLSLNDNLVP; encoded by the exons ATGGCGCAGATTCAGGCACAGCAGCATCAAGGTCCAGTTTCGGCTCCGCCAAACGGCGTCGTACCGGCGCCGAACGCGAACCAGTTTGTGACTACGTCGCTGTACGTAGGCGATCTTGACCAGAATGTCAACGACTCGCAACTCTATGATCTGTTCAGTCAGGTCGGACAAGTCGTATCGGTTCGTGTCTGCAGGGACTTGACCACGCGTCGTTCACTCGGCTATGGCTATGTCAATTACAGTAACCCTACAGATG CGGCGAGGGCATTGGATGTGCTGAATTTCACTCCCCTGAACAGCAAATCGATTAGGATCATGTATTCTCATCGGGATCCTAGTATTAGGAAGAGTGGTACTGCGAATATTTTTATCAAG AATTTGGATAAGGCTATTGACCACAAGGCCTTACatgatactttttcttcttttggaCACATTCTTTCTTGCAAAATAGCAACTGATGGGTCTGGCCTGTCTAAAGGTTATGGTTTTGTTCAATTTGACAATGAAGAGTCTGCACAGAATGCTATTGACAAGTTAAATGGCATGCTGATCAATGATAAGCAGGTCTATGTAGGTCCTTTCCTGCGAAAGCAAGATAGAGAGAATGCTCTCAGTAAGACAAAATTCAATAATGTCTATGTGAAAAACCTATCAGATTCAACCACAGATGAAGAGTTGAAGAAAATTTTTGGTGAACATGGTACCATTACTAGTGCTGTAGTAATGAGAGATGCGGATGGTAAATCTAAGTGTTTTGGTTTCGTCAATTTTGAAAACCCAGACGATGCTGCCAAAGCTGTTGAGGGGCTTAATGGGAAGAAATTTGATGAGAAGGAGTGGTATGTTGGAAAAGCCCAGAAAAAATCTGAGCGTGAACTTGAATTGAAAGGAAGGTTTGAGCAGAGTATCAAGGAAGCTGCTGACAAATTTCAGGGTGTCAACTTGTATCTCAAGAACTTGGATGATACTCTTAGTGATGAAAATCTTAAAGAAATGTTTTCTGAGTTTGGTACAATAACTTCATACAAG GTAATGCGAGACCCGAATGGAATTAGTAGAGGATCTGGATTTGTTGCATTTTCAACTCCTGAAGAAGCATCTCGGGCT CTTGCTGAGATGAATGGTAAAATGATTGCTGGAAAGCCTCTCTACGTTGCCCTGGcacagagaaaagaagagagaagagcaaGGTTACAG GCACAGTTTTCACAGATGAGGCCTGTTGCAATTTCGCCATCTGTTGGACCTCGAATGCCTCTCTATCCTCCTGGTGCTCCTGGACTAGGACAACAATTTTTGTATGGTCAAGGACCACCAGCCATGATTCCTCCCCAA GCTGGATTTGGTTACCAGCAGCAGCTAGTTCCTGGAATGAGGCCTGGTGGCGGTCCTATGCCTAGCTTCTTTGTTCCTCTGGTTCAGCAGGGGCAGCAAGGACAGCGCCCAGGTGGTCGCCGAGGAGCTGGTCCTGTGCAACAACCTCAACAGCCAGTGCCAATGATGCAGCAGCAG ATGCTTCCAAGGGGACGAGTCTATCGTTACCCTCCTGGCCGCAACATGCAAGATGTCCCACTTCCAGGTGTAGCTGGTGGGATGATGTCTGTCCAGTATGACATGGGTGGCTTGCCAATCCGCGATGCTGTGGGACAGCCAATGCCTATTCAAGCTCTGGCTACGGCCCTTGCAAATGCCCCACCTGAGCAGCAGAGGACT ATGCTGGGTGAAGCTTTATACCCGCTGGTGGATCAGCTGGAACATGATGCAGCAGCAAAGGTTACTGGCATGCTTTTGGAGATGGACCAGCCTGAAGTGCTACATCTGATCGAGTCACCGGATGCTCTGAAGGCGAAAGTTGCTGAAGCCATGGATGTGTTGAGAAATGTTGCTCAGCAGCAAACCAACCCTGCTGATCAACTAGCTTCACTCTCTCTCAATGACAATCTTGTCCCTTAG